The following DNA comes from Streptococcus pasteurianus.
GATACCGTCAAACCTCTTTTCTTGATTACCAATGGTTGCCTGAAGAAGAGGATAAGATTGAATTATTTTTAAAATTTTGTCAATTATAGTATATGATGGGACTTGAGCTCTAGCAAGAGCAAAGTTTGCTCTCGCTTTTTTAATGTTTAATTTTAAAATATGGTATGTTCTTAATACTGAAAATTCTATCTTTGTAAGGGTGTCAGTTGCTTAAAATATGAGTACCTAAGTCTTAAAATTGTTACTGCTAATTTTATTGCTATACCATAAAAATTTATGGCTTGGAATGAATATGGATATTTTTGTTATCTTCTAAAATTATTTGATATAATAGATGTAATATTTTAAAAGGATTATTGAATGGCTATTATTGAAAAGGCACCAGCTAAGATTAATTTGGGGCTAGATATTATAGGAAAACGACCAGATGGTTATCATGATTTATCTATGATTATGGTTAGTGTTGATTTGAATGACTATATTATGGTTTCTGAAATTGATGGAAGTGAGATTGTGGTTGAGTCTGATAATCATAAAATGCCCTTAAATGGTAAAAATGACGTTTTTAAGGCTGCTAAATTGATTCGTGAGGCTTGTCAGATTGATTCAGGAGTTAAGATTGAATTGAAAAAATCAATTCCTATTTGTGCTGGTCTAGGTGGTGGTTCAACAGATGCTGCTGCTACAATTCGAGCTTTGGATAAATTATGGCAGCTTAATCTTTCTAAGAATGAAATGATTGATGTTGGATTTCAAATAGGGAGTGATGTTCCGTACTGTCTGGAGGCAGGCTGTGCGTGTATTTCTGGTAAGGGAGAGATTGTAGAATGTCTTGATTATCAATTATCAGCTTGGGTTGTTTTGGTGAAACCTGAGTTTGGTGTTTCAACACGTACGGTTTTTCCCGAGATTGATTGTAAGACGATTTCACGTGTAGACATTGCTTCGTTACGAGAGGCGGTGCTTGCTAAGGATTACGAAAAAATGATTGCATATATGGGAAATTCTTTGGAGGATATTACTATTAAGCGCAAGCCATTTATTCAAAAAATCAAGGATCGGATGATGAGTTGTGGGGCAGATGTTGCTTTGATGACGGGAAGTGGTCCGACAGTTTATGCTTTGTGTCGTTCGGAAAAAAAAGCCGACCGTCTGGTCAATAGTATGCGTGGTTTTTGTAAGGAAGTTTACAAAGTTCGTATTTTATAGAGGAAAGAGTCAAGTCATTGATTCTTTTTTTAGTTTTTGATATAATTAACTGGTTAATGAAATGAGGTGTGAAATATGCAGCTAGAGAAGCAAGTAGATAAGTTAGTAAATCAAATTTTGTTGAAATCAGAAAATCAGCATGAATTGTTGTTTGGTGATTGTCAGAGTGGTGTAGCCATAACAAATACTCAAGAGCATATCTTAATGCTTCTGTCACATGAACGTTTGACAAATTCTGATTTGGCAAAACGTTTGAATATTAGTCAGGCGGCAGTAACGAAGGCAATTAAGTATTTGGTGAGTCAAGGAATGTTAGCGTCTGTGAAAAATAAAGAGGATGCGCGAGTGACTTATTTTGAATTGACAGACATTGCTAAGCCAGTTGCCAAAGAGCATACTCATCATCATGATGCAACATTGGCTGTTTACAAAAATTTATTTAACCAGTTTTCTGAGGATGAACAAGACGTTATTGCACGATTTTTGAAGGTCTTTTCAGATGAGTTAGAAGGGCGAGAATGAGATATATTACTGTAGAAGATTTGTCTTTTCAATATGATAGTGAGCCAGTTTTAGAAGGAATTAACTATCATCTTGATAGTGGAGAATTTGTCACTTTAACAGGTGAAAATGGTGCTGCCAAATCTACGTTGGTAAAGGCGACATTAGGTATTTTGACACCAAAGAGTGGTCAAGTAACCATTTCAAAAACGAATAAAGAGGGTAAGAAGCTCCGCATTGCTTATTTACCACAGCAAATTGCGAGTTTTAACGCAGGTTTTCCATCAACGGTTTATGAATTTGTGAAATCAGGGCGTTATCCAAGGAATGGTTGGTTTCGTCGTCTGACCAAGCATGATGATGAGCATGTCAAAATTAGCTTAGAATCTGTTGGCATGTGGGAAAATCGTCATAAGAGAATTGGTAGCTTGTCAGGTGGGCAAAAACAGCGTGTTGTTATTGCTAGAATTTTTGCATCTGATCCTGATATTTTTATTTTGGATGAACCAACTACTGGTATGGATGCTGGAACGACAGAAACTTTTTATGAGTTGATGCATCATAGTGCGCATAAACATGGAAAGTCTGTTTTGATGATTACTCATGATCCAGATGAGGTAAAACATTATGCTGACCGTAACATTCATTTGGTACGTAATCAAAAGATGCCATGGCGTTGTTTTAATGTGCATGGTACTGATGTGAAAGGGGCTACTGATGTTGATTGAAATATTTTCTTATGATTTTATGCAACGTGCTATTATGGCAGTAATTGCTATTAGTATTTTTGCCCCGATTTTAGGAATTTTCCTTATCCTACGTCATCAAAGTTTAATGAGTGATACGCTTAGCCACGTTTCTTTGGCCGGTGTTGCCTTAGGCATTTTGCTTGGGACTTCAACAACTTGGTCAACGATTCTTGTTGTCACGATTGCTGCGGTTATTTTGGAGTACTTGCAGACGGTTTATAAGCATTATGTTGAAATTTCAACAGCTATTTTAATGTCGCTTGGTTTGGCGATTTCGTTGATTGTGACGAGTAAGTCTGAAAATGGTAGTAGTGTTAATTTGGATCAATATTTGTTTGGTTCGATTATTACGATAAATATGGTGCAGGTAATTGCGTTGTTTGCCATTGCAGTTGTTGTTGTGCTTCTAACGATTTTATTTATTAGACCGATGTACATTTTGACATTTGATGAGGAGACCGCTTTTGTTGATGGTTTGCCTGTCCGTTTAATGTCTGTTCTCTTTAATATTGTGACAGGGATTGCGATCGCTTTGACAATTCCTGCGGCTGGAGCTCTTTTAGTTTCAACGATTATGGTTTTGCCAGCAAGTATTGCTATGCGCTTGGGGAAGAATTTTAAATCAGTCATTCTTATTGGCGTAATCGTTGGTTTTATTGGTATGGTGGCTGGTATTATCACGTCTTACTACTGGGAAACACCTGCGAGTGCAACCATTACGGTTATTTTTGTGGGAATTTTCCTTTTGGTGAATTTATTTAATATGATTCTTCATCGTAATAGCTAAAAAAGAGGAGCCGCCCCTCTTTTTTTGCTGTTATAAAAAACAGACACCCAATGGTGCCTGTAAAGATTGTGCTAATTAGTATGTTAACACGAAGTATTTTTTCTTATTTGATATCTAAAATCCTATAATATCAACGTTTGAGGGGTGTTTTTAGGTCTATTTTTTTGAATTTACTCCCCTTTTTGTGGACTTTCACAAATTTTGGAGAGCTTTTTCATAATATAGTACCGCCTCTTTTTCTTTCTCTTTTGATAAATGGCTATAAGTATCCATAGTCATGGCTAACGTTGCATGTCCTAGGCGGTGTTGTAATTCCTTATAGCCAATTCCAGCATTAAGCAATAAACTAGCGTGTGTGTGTCTGAAAGCGTGAAACGTAAATTGTGGGACACCCGCTTCCTTGCAACGGTGTCTAAGTGACTTGGTTCTAGCATCACTGTTTGGGTATTGTGATATCGTTGTAGAGAATACCAAGGCAGGAGCAGGCGCACCAATCTCCATAAATGCTTGACGTTGTCTGTTCCTGTACTGTTTGAGCATGAGAATAGTTTTGTTATCTATGCTGATAGTTCTAATTCCTGCTTTACTTTTAGGTGTGCCAACCTGTTTTACAATTCTATTATAAGTCTTGGTAATGCTGATAGTTGCATTGTCAAAATCAATATCAGACCATTCAAGAGCTACAGCCTCCCCATATCGGCACCCAGTAGCAAGCAACAGCTTATACAGTACACTATCATAGTAATAGTTATAGGCGGTTGGTGCTAGTCGTTCCATGTAGTCTAGGAATGTTTTCAAGTCTTCCTTATCTATGAATTTGATACGGTTAGCGCCTGCCTTTTGTGGTCTTGGTAGAATAACCTCACGCGCAGGGTTGAACGGTATCAATTGCATACTAACTCCATACTGTAAAATACGCTTGTTGATTGAGGCAGCCACCCCATAATTAACAATCTTGAAAGCTAGCTTGTTTACCCAGCTTTGTATGTGTGCTATATGTATCTTGTCCAGTTGCATATCACCAAACACGGGCAAAATATGATTTTTCAAAAATTGGCGCGTGCTTACGAGTGTTTGAGGTTTAACCGTCATTTGATAATTTTCTAACCATAAATCAGTAAGTTCTCTGTATGTGGTAACTTCTACTCTTTTGAACACAGTTGACCCATTAGTTTTGAAATTGCTTTGGGCTTGCTGGGCTTTTGTTTTAACCTCTTTTTTTGTTCGCCCTGTTACAGTCGTTTTAACTTTCTTTCCTGTAATGCTATCTACTCCAAGATAAACATTTGAGCGGTATACTTTTGTACCGTCTTTTTTAATAACTTCTTTGATATTCATGATAAACCTTTCTACAGCAGGCAAGCCATTATTAAAAAGGTTTTAGGTTTATATGAATTGTTGGAAAATGTTGGTATGAAATACTGGAAAATACTGGAATGAAATACGAGAAAATCCTAGTATATGACGTAACAAAACGGTACTCCATATTAGAAAATATCAGTGTAAATCATATATAGATTTGAATTTAGTAATTTTTAGTAGTCTCCATAATGGAAAGATTTGAGGTTTTTTGAGGTAGCCAATATGAAAAAAACATGAATTTTTGCAAGTCCCTAAAACAGCGGTAACCATTGTTATAGTTGCATTTGTGAGCGTATGACTATAAAACCATTCATGCTTTTTAGGGTGTCAGATTTGTTGGAAAATGTGAGTGTATAAGTTTAAGAATGTAGTAAAAAGCAGTAGATTGCTGACCTATGTAATATCTAGGCAGGTCAGAAATCATAGAAAATCATAGTATAGAAATAGCTCAAAATTGAGCGCTACTGTAAACCAAAATGTTGGCGCGTGGGTTAGTCTTTGGCGTTTGGGAGTTTTTTCATGTAATCTAGGATTTTTTTTAATTCTTTAAAATCAATCCTATCAGCCTCTTCGATAAAAGTTAATACTTCATTTGGAGTTATATTTGTCTCATCATGTATTAATTTTTCGTAAATTAATTCTACAGTATCATTGTGTTCTTTTCTTACTTTTTTATATCTATCTAAAACTTCAACTTCTTTTTCAATGATATGTAGTGTGGTGAAAGCTGTATCTTTGTATTTTTGGTATTTCCCTTCAGAAAATTCTTTACGCTTTTTCAATATTCTTAAAGCTAACTCTAACATAGTTAGTTTTGATAAGTTTAACAATGATATTGTGTGGTCGTCTATCATATCAAGAATCTTTAACATGTCTTCATCATTGTTAACAGGGAAATCCCTTTTATCAGTATTTTTTGTTAAATACTCAATAGAAACTTGAAACAAATCCGCAATTTCTTGCAATAACCCCAATTGAGGATTTCTTTTTCCTGTTTCGTATTGACTTAGTGTGTTGTCTCTTACTCCTAGTGTTTCACCTAGTTGTTTTAAAGTCATGCCTTTTTCTTTTCTTAATTCGGCTATTCTGTTCTCCATTTGTATCTACCTTTTTGTTTTTATTTCTTAAATTATAACTCAAAAGAATAAAAAAACCAATATTTTTTCACAAAATGTGAATTTTGTTCTTGACATTCACAAAATGTGAGTGTATTATATTCACATAATGTGAGTAGAAAGGAGTTAAAAAATGCTTATCACCTCGCAACAAGCAAAAGCTATCAGACGCAAACAAGCGGACAAGCAACTTACTGCTAAGCAGGCAAGTGCTGAAATTGGTGTAGTACCAGTTACATACCGCAAGTTATGCAATGGTGGCGAAGTCAAGCCTAGCATTTATCAAAAAGCTATGGAATGGCTAGTAGAAGACTATTAAAAAAATGGGCTCATTTCTAATGACCCCACAAAAAAAGGCTTACCAGTCGCCAAACTCACAAGCCTTTTATGAAATGAAACTAAAACAAAATTAATAAAGCAGGCAAGCTATTATTAAAAGGGTTTTAGCAAAGTTTATATAGTTTAATTTTATCAAAGTTAGACTATTGTGTCCAGACAGAGAGCGATAACTCTTAAAACTACAAAATAATTGATATGTATAGTAAAAATCATTAAATGTAAAGTGGGGTAAAACACAATGGAACTAAAACGGATTAAAGAGCTAGGCTTTCACGGTAATTTTTATGATGAGTTCTTACAGAGTAGCTTTCATAACAACGATTTAACCGAACAAGAAGAAAGTGATTTAAATTATTATGGCAGTACCATTTTAAGCCAATCACAGAAAGGAAATAGCTTAGGGGAAGTTTATAAAAAAATATTCCTCATGGGTAAAATAGCAGGTATCAAGCAAGAAAGAAGAGGCTAAATCATGATATACCAAGAAATTAATTTACCAATTTGGGCGCAGTTGCTTATTATGGCTATTCTTATTCTAATTGGCATTGAATTGGCCAAAATCAAGCCTGTAGAAGCTCCAAAAGAAGTTAAGGAAGAAATACCCGACAACCATGTTAAAGAGCGATACGGGGCTTATATTCAATCACAGGGACGATATTACAATTAAGGAGGCAGACCATGACAGATAAAGAATTAAATAAAATAGCTGACCTTATCAATGAACGTGTAACGTTTGCCGAATTAGAAGATTTCAAACACTTGGAAGAGCGAGCGGATAGAATAGTATGGGTTAAAAATCAGATTGCTAAGCTAGATAAAGGAGAAATATTGTTATGACAGACAATGTTATCAACTTTCAAGACATTCAAAAGGATTTAGAGAAAACACGTTACAACCTATCAAGCCTCACTTTTGAGGAAGCTACAGCATTAACCACGGAACAACTCGCAAACAATCTTATTATCATTTCTAACACGCTAGAAAAAATAATAGACGTTATTAAAACGTTAAAAGATAACGATGTTGCAATTCAAGAGCAACTTATCCAATTAGGCGATAAAGTGGAAGTATTAGAAAATGATATGGAGGTGCTTTTATGAGCTTATCAAAGAACGAAAAGCATTTACTAAGACGGTTGGGACTTGGTAAAGAAAACGCAAAGACCACAAAAGAGATTATCAGAGGGCTACCAATCACAGAAAGGGGAGCGCGTGACATTCTTAGACGCTTAGCGATTAAATACAGCATACCCATAACAGGGTTACGAAATAAAGCCACTAACGGGGTATTTATTGCAACAACACAAACGGAGTTATTGGAGGGCGTAACCTCTCTTATAAACCAAATTAGTGAGGAGCAGAAACGAGTGACAGCCCTAGCCAATTCAGACCCTGAAAAGTCTCGGGAGCTTATAAAAGAACTTTTGGAATAAGGGGATAAAGTATGTTTGGATTAAGTAAAGAAAGCGAAGAAAGCCTAAAAATGGAAGTGCTTAAACTGGTATCTGGTTTTCTAAAGTCCTATACCAAGCCGAAACCTAAAACATTGGGGCTAATCACACAAGATGAACTACTAGCAGACCTATCTGTTAGCTTTAACACGTTGCAACGTTGGGAACAGGCAGGATTAAAGCGATACATGCCACCAATCGAAGGCA
Coding sequences within:
- the ispE gene encoding 4-(cytidine 5'-diphospho)-2-C-methyl-D-erythritol kinase yields the protein MAIIEKAPAKINLGLDIIGKRPDGYHDLSMIMVSVDLNDYIMVSEIDGSEIVVESDNHKMPLNGKNDVFKAAKLIREACQIDSGVKIELKKSIPICAGLGGGSTDAAATIRALDKLWQLNLSKNEMIDVGFQIGSDVPYCLEAGCACISGKGEIVECLDYQLSAWVVLVKPEFGVSTRTVFPEIDCKTISRVDIASLREAVLAKDYEKMIAYMGNSLEDITIKRKPFIQKIKDRMMSCGADVALMTGSGPTVYALCRSEKKADRLVNSMRGFCKEVYKVRIL
- a CDS encoding zinc-dependent MarR family transcriptional regulator, with the translated sequence MQLEKQVDKLVNQILLKSENQHELLFGDCQSGVAITNTQEHILMLLSHERLTNSDLAKRLNISQAAVTKAIKYLVSQGMLASVKNKEDARVTYFELTDIAKPVAKEHTHHHDATLAVYKNLFNQFSEDEQDVIARFLKVFSDELEGRE
- a CDS encoding metal ABC transporter ATP-binding protein; translated protein: MRYITVEDLSFQYDSEPVLEGINYHLDSGEFVTLTGENGAAKSTLVKATLGILTPKSGQVTISKTNKEGKKLRIAYLPQQIASFNAGFPSTVYEFVKSGRYPRNGWFRRLTKHDDEHVKISLESVGMWENRHKRIGSLSGGQKQRVVIARIFASDPDIFILDEPTTGMDAGTTETFYELMHHSAHKHGKSVLMITHDPDEVKHYADRNIHLVRNQKMPWRCFNVHGTDVKGATDVD
- a CDS encoding metal ABC transporter permease, whose product is MLIEIFSYDFMQRAIMAVIAISIFAPILGIFLILRHQSLMSDTLSHVSLAGVALGILLGTSTTWSTILVVTIAAVILEYLQTVYKHYVEISTAILMSLGLAISLIVTSKSENGSSVNLDQYLFGSIITINMVQVIALFAIAVVVVLLTILFIRPMYILTFDEETAFVDGLPVRLMSVLFNIVTGIAIALTIPAAGALLVSTIMVLPASIAMRLGKNFKSVILIGVIVGFIGMVAGIITSYYWETPASATITVIFVGIFLLVNLFNMILHRNS
- a CDS encoding tyrosine-type recombinase/integrase; the protein is MNIKEVIKKDGTKVYRSNVYLGVDSITGKKVKTTVTGRTKKEVKTKAQQAQSNFKTNGSTVFKRVEVTTYRELTDLWLENYQMTVKPQTLVSTRQFLKNHILPVFGDMQLDKIHIAHIQSWVNKLAFKIVNYGVAASINKRILQYGVSMQLIPFNPAREVILPRPQKAGANRIKFIDKEDLKTFLDYMERLAPTAYNYYYDSVLYKLLLATGCRYGEAVALEWSDIDFDNATISITKTYNRIVKQVGTPKSKAGIRTISIDNKTILMLKQYRNRQRQAFMEIGAPAPALVFSTTISQYPNSDARTKSLRHRCKEAGVPQFTFHAFRHTHASLLLNAGIGYKELQHRLGHATLAMTMDTYSHLSKEKEKEAVLYYEKALQNL
- a CDS encoding helix-turn-helix domain-containing protein, whose product is MENRIAELRKEKGMTLKQLGETLGVRDNTLSQYETGKRNPQLGLLQEIADLFQVSIEYLTKNTDKRDFPVNNDEDMLKILDMIDDHTISLLNLSKLTMLELALRILKKRKEFSEGKYQKYKDTAFTTLHIIEKEVEVLDRYKKVRKEHNDTVELIYEKLIHDETNITPNEVLTFIEEADRIDFKELKKILDYMKKLPNAKD
- a CDS encoding helix-turn-helix domain-containing protein, giving the protein MFGLSKESEESLKMEVLKLVSGFLKSYTKPKPKTLGLITQDELLADLSVSFNTLQRWEQAGLKRYMPPIEGTRTVFYKIDDVLLFLGVEN